In the Prunus dulcis unplaced genomic scaffold, ALMONDv2, whole genome shotgun sequence genome, one interval contains:
- the LOC117612633 gene encoding NAC domain-containing protein 2-like produces the protein MAPCESAVNLPVGFKFRPRDDQLLGYYLLNKVRGTSFMYENVIPEMDLYGKIEPWDIWHEYGGHNLAKGEDLYFFTKLKSLSDKDSRSARTIGSGTWKGENSGTTVSDPENKENDLGIWKRFHYENPKSVQDGCWIMHEYSLHPSLVKPKPNSTNQFVLCRIRKNDRGKRKLRTAEEDNETDTPVQSQNKRQRPQQVTSFEELIGDCTPMSEATGVGGSVSYLPTGLAQSQPDSSFACPTTVVSSQARANNTDDVSQFHGGGDGDALMSDFLLSDTAQPFTEQALGSYAVCNQERASDVYETQQGLVLTDNNIGYWPSPFGSEEDQVNALDFSMDYDLLDHLIDCDDDNDGPRQSSTAQFMGMGMENATTASSEANMFIID, from the coding sequence ATGGCACCTTGTGAGTCTGCTGTTAATCTTCCAGTTGGTTTTAAATTTCGTCCAAGAGATGATCAGTTATTgggatattatcttcttaacaAGGTTCGTGGCACATCCTTTATGTATGAAAATGTTATTCCAGAAATGGATCTTTATGGTAAGATAGAGCCATGGGATATATGGCATGAATATGGTGGACACAACTTAGCCAAAGGTGAAGACCTttatttcttcaccaaattgAAGAGCCTGAGTGACAAGGACTCCCGCTCGGCTCGCACGATAGGGTCCGGGACATGGAAAGGTGAAAACTCAGGGACCACAGTCAGTGATCCGGAGAATAAGGAGAACGATTTAGGTATATGGAAAAGGTTTCATTATGAAAACCCTAAATCTGTTCAAGACGGTTGCTGGATTATGCACGAGTACAGCCTTCACCCTTCATTGGTGAAGCCCAAACCAAACTCAACCAATCAGTTTGTGCTATGCCGGATTCGAAAGAATGACAGGGGGAAGAGAAAGTTGAGAACTGCAGAAGAGGATAATGAAACCGACACTCCAGTACAATCTCAAAATAAGAGGCAAAGGCCGCAACAAGTGACTAGCTTTGAGGAACTTATCGGTGATTGCACTCCCATGTCTGAGGCTACTGGAGTTGGTGGGAGCGTTTCATACTTGCCAACTGGACTCGCTCAATCTCAGCCGGACAGCTCTTTTGCATGCCCAACAACTGTGGTCTCTTCCCAAGCTAGGGCAAACAATACTGATGACGTCAGCCAATTTCATGGTGGCGGTGATGGCGATGCCCTAATGAGCGATTTCTTGCTTTCGGACACCGCACAACCATTCACGGAACAAGCCTTGGGATCGTATGCAGTTTGTAACCAAGAGAGGGCGTCAGATGTTTATGAGACTCAACAAGGCCTGGTCCTCACTGACAATAATATTGGATATTGGCCTAGTCCTTTTGGTAGTGAAGAAGACCAAGTCAATGCGCTCGACTTCTCGATGGATTATGATTTACTCGACCACTTGATCGACTgtgatgatgataatgatggTCCGCGGCAATCTTCCACAGCACAGTTTATGGGAATGGGAATGGAGAACGCTACTACTGCAAGTAGTGAAGCTAATATGTTCATCATAGATTGA